The following proteins are co-located in the Carassius gibelio isolate Cgi1373 ecotype wild population from Czech Republic chromosome A9, carGib1.2-hapl.c, whole genome shotgun sequence genome:
- the LOC128020230 gene encoding toll-like receptor 7 encodes MMTGMTFIIVAGIISFLDAAEWYPKSLKCDVSLAKNGSEVSVDCTERDLTEVPLGIPMNTTNLTLTINHIPHITNDSFYTLHNITEIDLRCNCVPIKVGPKDRVCTQSLTIDNGTFWNLKNLKSLYLDGNQLSSIPKGLPPNIVLLSLEVNSIYSILKENMTELTNIQMLYLGQNCYFRNPCNTSYYIEKDAFVQLEKMTLLSLKSNNLSYIPHQLPASLKELYLYNNNIQTITEMDFHNLTELEILDLSGNCPRCHNAPFPCVPCPNNAPLQIHPNSFKTLKNLKTLRLHSNSLTHIPLEWFQNLTQLSLLDLSSNFLAKEITYTSFPSLLPNLEELDLSFNYEFQVYSASLNLSRSFNHLKSLKVLRIRGYVFQELTQDDIDPLANLSELEVIDFGTNFIKIAHLSLLKNLKSFKIINLSDNKISMPSQGDTSLSNHRENHYSSPMSQGAQYHNGEVKDMHYFLYDEYARSCKYKDKELWISSPFNNKCSLFGKTLDISRNNIFFLHSRFLDLGELRCLNLSGNAMSQSLNGSEFVQLKNLQYLDFSDNRLDLMFSSAFQELSSLVVLDISRNSHYFVAEGLTHMLNFTKNLGKLSKLIMNDNQISTSTNTEMESFTLEHLEFKGNRLDMLWRDGDTRYTNYFKNLLILKSLDISRNNLNFIPLGVFKGLPETLTDLYITNNRLKSFQWKGLVYLKNLKLLDLSRNHLTDVPACLSNYTKSIETLVLHKNNIVKLTPNFLKDAFSLKVLDLSYNRIQFIQESSFPGNVVDQLQTLYLNNNRFVCSCNATWFVRWINRTSVNIPRLATDVTCASPSAQKGQSVIFLNIQACQHNSLSIILCILLTSVILSILMLTISSHLFLWDVWYIYHFCLAKLKGYRRLSSSSTVYDAFVVYDTTDSAVHEWVMQELRIHLEDKGDPRMQLCLEERDWVPGCPLIENLSQSIQLSKRTVFILTGRYIMSGSFRTAFYLAHQRLMDERNDVIVLIFLEKMPCQSKYLRLRKRLYKKSVLEWPRNPQAQRYFWFSLRSVMATESQQYNKLFQETL; translated from the exons ATG ATGACAGGGATGACATTCATCATAGTTGCCGGTATCATCTCTTTTCTGGATGCAGCCGAGTGGTACCCCAAAAGTCTGAAGTGTGATGTATCTCTGGCTAAAAACGGGAGTGAGGTTAGCGTCGACTGCACTGAACGAGACCTAACCGAAGTTCCTTTGGGAATCCCAATGAATACCACCAACCTGACACTAACGATCAACCACATACCCCATATTACGAATGATTCATTTTACACACTGCACAACATCACTGAAATCGATCTGCGCTGCAACTGTGTACCAATCAAGGTCGGACCCAAAGATCGCGTCTGCACCCAGAGTTTGACGATTGACAATGGCACCTTCTGGAATCTAAAGAACCTCAAGTCGCTTTATTTGGATGGAAACCAGCTGTCCAGCATACCCAAGGGCCTTCCTCCCAACATTGTGCTTCTGAGTCTCGAGGTCAATAGTATTTATTCAATCCTTAAGGAGAATATGACAGAATTGACTAATATCCAGATGCTGTATCTTGGCCAGAACTGCTACTTCCGGAACCCCTGCAACACATCATATTATATTGAAAAGGATGCATTTGTGCAGCTTGAAAAGATGACTTTGCTTTCTCTGAAGTCTAACAACTTGTCCTACATCCCCCACCAACTACCAGCTAGCCTCAAAGAGCTGTACCTGTACAACAACAATATTCAGACAATAACAGAGATGGACTTTCACAACCTGACAGAGCTGGAGATACTGGACTTGAGTGGGAATTGTCCACGTTGTCATAATGCACCTTTCCCATGTGTCCCGTGCCCAAATAATGCTCCCCTTCAGATACATCCAAACTCTTTTAAGACCCTGAAGAACCTAAAGACTCTTCGACTTCATAGTAACTCTCTAACGCACATCCCTTTGGAGTGGTTTCAAAACCTCACACAACTTAGTCTTCTAGACCTCTCAAGCAACTTTTTGGCCAAGGAGATAACATACACCTCCTTTCCTTCGTTGTTGCCTAATCTAGAAGAGTTGGATCTGTCTTTCAATTATGAGTTTCAGGTGTATTCTGCATCTCTCAACCTTTCAAGGTCATTCAATCATCTTAAATCTCTCAAGGTCCTAAGAATCAGAGGGTATGTGTTTCAAGAACTCACACAGGACGACATCGATCCTTTGGCTAATTTGAGTGAACTGGAGGTCATTGATTTTGGCACAAACTTCATAAAGATAGCACATCTCAGCCTCCTGAAGAACCTGAAAAGCTTCAAAATCATCAACTTGTCTGACAACAAGATCTCAATGCCTTCTCAAGGAGACACTTCACTTTCTAACCACAGAGAAAACCATTACAGTTCCCCAATGTCTCAAGGTGCCCAGTACCACAATGGAGAAGTGAAGGATATGCACTACTTCCTTTATGATGAATATGCACGCAGCTGCAAATACAAGGACAAGGAACTCTGGATTTCAAGTCCTTTCAACAACAAATGTAGTTTATTTGGAAAAACATTGGACATTAGTAGGAATAACATCTTTTTCCTTCATTCCAGATTTCTGGATCTTGGTGAGCTGAGGTGTTTAAATCTCTCTGGGAATGCCATGAGCCAGAGTTTGAACGGTTCTGAGTTTGTCCAGTTGAAGAATTTACAATATCTAGACTTTTCGGACAATCGTCTGGATTTGATGTTCTCCTCAGCATTTCAGGAACTGAGCAGTCTGGTCGTTCTGGACATCAGCCGTAACAGCCATTACTTTGTAGCTGAGGGTTTAACTCACATGCTGAATTTTACAAAGAACCTGGGTAAGCTGAGCAAATTAATAATGAACGATAATCAAATCTCGACATCTACGAATACAGAAATGGAGAGTTTTACTCTGGAACATTTGGAGTTTAAAGGAAACCGTCTCGATATGTTGTGGAGAGATGGAGACACAAGGTACACCAACTACTTTAAGAATCTATTGATCTTAAAGTCTCTTGATATCTCTCGCAACAACCTAAACTTCATCCCACTAGGAGTTTTTAAAGGTCTTCCAGAGACCCTCACAGATCTGTACATCACTAACAACCGGTTAAAGTCATTTCAATGGAAGGGCCTTGTGTACctaaaaaacctaaaactgttaGACCTCAGTAGGAATCACCTTACAGATGTTCCTGCATGCTTGTCTAACTATACAAAATCAATCGAAACTCTGGTTCTACACAAGAACAACATTGTAAAACTGACTCCCAATTTTCTCAAGGATGCGTTCAGCCTCAAGGTCCTGGATCTCAGTTACAATCGCATCCAGTTCATCCAAGAGTCAAGTTTCCCAGGAAATGTTGTAGACCAGCTGCAGACCCTTTACTTGAACAACAACCGGTTTGTGTGCTCCTGCAATGCCACGTGGTTTGTCCGATGGATCAACCGGACGTCCGTGAACATCCCACGCCTCGCCACTGATGTCACCTGTGCTTCACCGAGTGCCCAAAAAGGTCAGAGTGTGATTTTCCTCAACATCCAGGCCTGCCAACACAATTCCCTATCCATCATCCTCTGCATTTTACTGACCTCTGTGATTCTTAGCATCCTCATGCTCACCATCTCCAGCCATCTCTTTCTTTGGGATGTTTGGTACATCTACCACTTTTGCTTGGCAAAACTCAAGGGATACCGCCGTCTGTCCTCCAGTAGCACTGTTTACGATGCCTTCGTGGTCTATGACACGACTGATTCAGCTGTTCACGAGTGGGTCATGCAAGAGCTTCGCATTCACCTGGAGGACAAGGGTGATCCGAGGATGCAACTCTGTTTGGAGGAGCGGGACTGggttcctgggtgtcccctaatTGAAAACCTTTCCCAAAGCATACAACTGAGTAAACGCACTGTTTTCATTCTGACCGGACGATACATCATGAGTGGGAGCTTCAGGACAGCATTTTATTTGGCCCATCAGCGACTCATGGATGAAAGGAATGATGTTATTGTTCTTATATTCTTGGAGAAAATGCCTTGTCAATCCAAGTATCTCAGACTGAGAAAGAGGTTGTATAAAAAATCGGTTCTCGAGTGGCCGAGGAACCCTCAAGCACAGAGGTACTTCTGGTTCAGTCTCAGAAGTGTTATGGCAACTGAGAGTCAGCAATACAACAAACTTTTCCAGGAAACGCTGTGA